The Thermosynechococcus sp. genome has a segment encoding these proteins:
- the psbM gene encoding photosystem II reaction center protein PsbM, which produces MEVNQLGLIATALFVLVPSVFLIILYVQTESQQKSS; this is translated from the coding sequence ATGGAAGTCAACCAACTCGGCTTGATTGCAACTGCCCTGTTTGTGCTGGTGCCAAGCGTGTTTTTGATTATTTTGTACGTGCAAACGGAAAGTCAGCAGAAAAGTAGTTAA
- a CDS encoding FAD-binding oxidoreductase: MTVLPANATVTIVGAGVVGSAIAYELSRVLDAAATPILVLEAQGEEDWQATGAALGVLIVHLSRRRRGRNFQLRQASLARYETLIPELEAQTGIQIPYQRQGILEICTTEAAAIATQAWLQEQAPQGAQWLSAQAVQDQFSLVNPQLVHGALWATGDRQVAPKPFTQALRQAARQRGVQFRYQSPVRSLQRSRGWVLELDQGSVETECLILAAGLGTTPLTQALDRPVTLEPVLGQALEFACQVEANTPVMTAEGIHFVPLPWGQVWVGATVEGNTLIGNPQTLAQLHRRASELWPVLQTAPLTQQWQGVRPRPSDRPAPIIEKIDDHTWLATGHYRNGILLAPVTAQNIAESVITTLAGSDRPQGRTALIK; this comes from the coding sequence GTGACGGTGCTGCCAGCAAATGCAACGGTGACGATTGTGGGCGCCGGCGTGGTGGGTTCGGCGATCGCCTATGAACTGAGTCGGGTTCTTGATGCAGCGGCAACACCGATTCTTGTCCTTGAAGCCCAGGGGGAGGAAGATTGGCAAGCGACAGGCGCCGCCCTAGGGGTTCTCATTGTCCATCTCAGTCGGCGGCGGCGCGGACGCAACTTTCAACTGCGCCAGGCCAGCTTGGCACGCTACGAAACCCTGATTCCAGAACTGGAGGCGCAAACTGGGATCCAGATCCCCTACCAACGCCAAGGCATTCTGGAAATTTGCACCACAGAAGCGGCGGCGATCGCTACCCAAGCATGGCTGCAAGAACAGGCCCCCCAAGGCGCGCAGTGGCTCTCGGCCCAGGCGGTGCAGGATCAATTTTCCCTTGTGAATCCTCAGCTTGTTCACGGCGCCCTGTGGGCAACGGGCGATCGCCAGGTCGCACCGAAACCCTTCACTCAAGCCTTGCGCCAAGCCGCTCGTCAACGGGGGGTGCAATTCCGCTATCAAAGCCCCGTCAGGTCTTTACAGCGATCGCGGGGGTGGGTTCTGGAATTGGATCAGGGCTCGGTTGAGACCGAATGCCTAATTTTAGCGGCGGGTCTCGGGACAACGCCCCTCACTCAAGCCCTGGATCGCCCTGTTACTCTGGAACCGGTTTTAGGACAAGCCCTAGAGTTCGCCTGTCAGGTTGAGGCGAATACACCAGTGATGACCGCTGAAGGGATTCATTTTGTCCCTTTGCCTTGGGGGCAGGTCTGGGTGGGTGCCACTGTGGAGGGCAACACTTTAATTGGGAATCCCCAAACCCTTGCTCAACTCCATAGACGAGCCAGCGAGCTTTGGCCGGTTTTGCAAACAGCTCCCTTAACGCAACAGTGGCAGGGAGTGCGACCGCGTCCGAGCGATCGCCCAGCACCAATCATCGAAAAAATAGACGACCACACTTGGCTTGCCACCGGGCACTACCGCAACGGTATTTTGCTGGCTCCCGTAACCGCCCAAAACATTGCCGAATCTGTGATCACCACCTTGGCTGGGAGCGATCGCCCCCAGGGGCGCACAGCATTGATAAAATAA
- a CDS encoding aspartate aminotransferase, with protein sequence MGLEWIQPADRLGALPPYVFARLDELKLKARQQGLDLIDLGMGNPDGSAPRPVIEAAIAAFEEPSYHGYPPFEGTAVFRQAITRWYQRRYNVFLDPEGEALPLLGSKEGLTHLALAYVNPGDVVLVPSPAYPAHFRGPAIAGANIYSLLLKREKGWLIDLSEIPSDIARQAKVLYFNYPSNPTAAIAPRSFFEEVVAFAREYQILLVHDLCYAELAFDGYQPTSLLEIPGAKEIGVEFHTLSKTYNMAGWRVGFVVGNRHIIQGLRTLKTNLDYGVFSVLQKAAEVALSLPDSYIASVCDRYRQRRDFLIQGLNELGWQLTPTQATMYLWVPVPLGMSSTDFALKLLQETGIVVTPGNAFGEGGEGYVRISLIADCDRLGEALKRMAQANIRFDSLSH encoded by the coding sequence ATGGGGTTAGAGTGGATTCAGCCAGCCGATCGCCTTGGGGCATTGCCCCCCTACGTTTTTGCTCGCCTTGATGAACTCAAGCTGAAAGCGCGGCAGCAGGGACTCGACCTCATTGACTTGGGCATGGGTAATCCCGATGGCTCAGCACCGCGGCCAGTGATTGAAGCCGCTATTGCTGCCTTTGAGGAACCCAGCTACCACGGTTATCCCCCCTTTGAAGGCACAGCCGTTTTCCGGCAGGCCATTACTCGCTGGTATCAGCGCCGCTATAATGTTTTCCTGGATCCCGAGGGTGAAGCCCTACCCCTTTTGGGATCAAAGGAGGGACTGACGCACCTTGCCCTTGCCTACGTGAATCCGGGGGATGTCGTCCTTGTGCCTAGCCCGGCCTATCCTGCCCATTTTCGGGGGCCGGCGATCGCCGGTGCCAACATCTATTCCCTCCTTCTCAAACGGGAAAAGGGTTGGCTCATTGATCTCAGTGAGATTCCCAGCGACATTGCCCGCCAAGCCAAGGTTTTGTACTTCAACTATCCCAGCAACCCCACGGCGGCGATCGCCCCCCGCTCCTTTTTTGAAGAAGTGGTTGCCTTTGCCCGCGAATATCAAATCCTTTTAGTGCATGACCTTTGCTACGCCGAACTGGCCTTTGATGGCTATCAACCCACCAGCTTACTCGAAATCCCCGGTGCCAAGGAAATCGGCGTTGAGTTCCATACCCTCTCAAAAACCTATAACATGGCGGGTTGGCGGGTTGGGTTTGTCGTGGGCAACCGCCACATTATCCAGGGCTTGCGTACCCTGAAAACCAACTTGGACTATGGGGTTTTTTCGGTTTTACAGAAAGCCGCAGAGGTCGCCCTGAGCCTGCCCGATAGCTACATTGCCTCCGTGTGCGATCGCTATCGTCAGCGGCGAGATTTTCTGATTCAAGGCTTGAATGAACTTGGCTGGCAACTCACCCCAACCCAAGCAACCATGTATCTCTGGGTGCCCGTCCCCCTGGGCATGAGTTCGACAGATTTTGCCCTCAAGCTGCTTCAGGAAACGGGTATTGTTGTGACCCCCGGCAATGCCTTTGGCGAAGGCGGTGAAGGATACGTGCGGATCAGTCTCATTGCCGATTGCGATCGCCTAGGTGAAGCCCTTAAACGCATGGCTCAAGCGAATATCCGCTTCGATAGCTTAAGTCACTAA
- the tmk gene encoding dTMP kinase — MHSATHPYAGLFIVLEGGEGAGKTTQMGAIATWLEESGWLAKLRASDIDPPLLLTREPGGTPLGQGLRQLLLHSDLEIDPLAELLLYAADRAQHVATCIRPQLQRGGIVLCDRYTASTVAYQGYGRGLDLQIIEHINRIATGGLGADVVLWLDLPVGVGLARTQQRGIADRFEQTAVAFHERVRQGFMALAQQGSDRWQRIDAHQPLDQVSKAIQDCLAAHLHRWFETLKKRLTGGDRDLP, encoded by the coding sequence ATGCATTCTGCTACCCATCCCTATGCGGGTTTATTTATTGTCCTAGAGGGGGGAGAGGGCGCCGGCAAAACCACCCAAATGGGGGCGATCGCCACCTGGCTCGAAGAAAGTGGCTGGTTGGCAAAATTACGAGCCTCTGATATTGATCCCCCCTTGCTTTTGACCCGTGAACCGGGGGGGACGCCCCTTGGCCAAGGCCTACGGCAATTGCTGCTCCATAGTGATTTAGAGATTGATCCCCTAGCGGAGCTGCTCCTCTATGCCGCCGATCGCGCCCAACATGTGGCCACCTGTATCCGTCCGCAACTGCAACGGGGGGGCATTGTCCTGTGCGATCGCTATACGGCTTCTACCGTTGCCTACCAAGGCTATGGGCGGGGGCTGGACTTGCAGATCATTGAGCACATCAACCGGATTGCTACGGGGGGTTTAGGAGCGGATGTAGTTCTCTGGTTAGATCTTCCCGTCGGTGTTGGTCTTGCCCGTACCCAACAGCGGGGCATAGCGGATCGCTTCGAGCAGACTGCGGTGGCCTTTCACGAGCGGGTTCGGCAGGGATTTATGGCCCTAGCTCAGCAAGGGAGCGATCGCTGGCAGCGGATTGACGCCCACCAACCCCTAGATCAGGTGAGTAAAGCTATTCAAGATTGCCTAGCAGCTCATCTGCACCGCTGGTTTGAGACCTTGAAGAAGCGCCTGACTGGGGGCGATCGCGACTTGCCATAG
- the mscL gene encoding large conductance mechanosensitive channel protein MscL, with protein MARLNRRQLKQFWQEFREFALRGNVIELAIAVVVGGAFGRMVTSLVEDLIMPLVNPLIPGGDWRDLTVGSGLRIGKFLGSFLDFGVIALSLFILLKLILPFLPKKPPAPEQRECPYCLEWVPLKATRCRACTAELPPL; from the coding sequence ATGGCGCGACTAAACCGCCGACAGCTCAAGCAATTTTGGCAGGAGTTCCGCGAATTTGCCCTGAGGGGGAATGTCATTGAGCTGGCGATCGCTGTTGTCGTCGGTGGGGCCTTTGGCCGCATGGTGACTTCCCTTGTTGAAGACTTGATCATGCCTTTGGTCAATCCCCTGATTCCCGGGGGCGACTGGCGCGACCTCACCGTCGGGTCAGGGCTTAGAATTGGCAAGTTCTTGGGCAGTTTCCTTGACTTTGGGGTAATTGCCCTGAGCCTGTTTATTCTCCTGAAGCTGATTTTACCTTTTCTGCCTAAGAAGCCCCCTGCCCCCGAACAACGGGAGTGTCCCTATTGCTTGGAGTGGGTACCCCTCAAAGCAACTCGCTGCCGTGCCTGCACTGCTGAACTGCCACCGCTTTAG
- a CDS encoding ABC transporter substrate-binding protein yields the protein MQRWQRWFSGLWVGLWLSILISCATAPPPPGTQIEFWTMQLQPKFTDYFNRLIAAFEAQHPDVHVRWVDIPWTAMQTKILMAVLAGTAPDVVNLNPDFAALLAGRNAWLNLNDYVPPAVRERYLPNIWQATTLEGKSFAVPWYLTSRVTIYNKAILAAAGVDRPPQTFAELASVAKAVKEKTGKYAFFITMVPEDSAELMQAMVQMGVKLVDEQGRAAFNSAAGKAVFQYWLDLYRQGLLPPQVLTEGHRQGIELYQSGQTALLMTSPEFLNAIATNAPGIAAVSAPAPQLTGETGKKNVAVMNLLVPRQSRHPELAVEFALFVTNDHNQLAFAKEANVLPSTQAALADPYFRTIGANATPVDIARSVSAAQMGQAEVLIPPLRDIKELQRLLYENLQAVLLGQKTIDQALADAESAWNSRLG from the coding sequence ATGCAACGGTGGCAACGCTGGTTCTCTGGGCTATGGGTGGGGCTATGGCTGAGCATCCTAATCAGTTGCGCAACAGCACCGCCTCCCCCAGGCACCCAGATTGAGTTCTGGACGATGCAACTGCAACCGAAATTTACTGATTACTTCAATCGCCTGATTGCGGCATTTGAAGCCCAACATCCCGATGTCCACGTGCGCTGGGTGGATATTCCTTGGACGGCAATGCAGACCAAAATTCTCATGGCGGTGTTAGCGGGCACGGCTCCCGATGTGGTGAACCTCAATCCCGACTTTGCGGCGTTGTTGGCAGGACGCAATGCTTGGCTAAATCTCAATGACTATGTACCCCCCGCTGTCCGTGAGCGCTATCTACCGAATATCTGGCAGGCTACGACGTTAGAGGGCAAGAGCTTTGCCGTGCCGTGGTACCTCACCTCACGGGTAACGATTTATAACAAGGCGATTCTTGCCGCCGCTGGGGTCGATCGCCCCCCCCAAACCTTTGCCGAACTGGCCAGTGTAGCTAAAGCGGTGAAGGAAAAAACAGGCAAATATGCCTTCTTTATCACCATGGTACCCGAGGACTCTGCCGAACTGATGCAGGCCATGGTGCAGATGGGGGTGAAGTTAGTAGATGAGCAAGGCCGTGCTGCCTTTAATTCCGCCGCGGGCAAAGCTGTTTTCCAGTATTGGCTGGATCTCTATCGTCAGGGACTCTTGCCACCGCAGGTGCTCACCGAAGGCCACCGTCAAGGCATTGAGCTGTATCAATCGGGACAAACAGCTCTATTGATGACCAGTCCGGAATTTTTGAACGCGATCGCCACCAATGCCCCCGGTATTGCAGCGGTTTCAGCCCCCGCTCCCCAGTTGACGGGCGAGACTGGCAAAAAAAATGTTGCTGTGATGAATTTACTGGTGCCCCGCCAGAGTCGCCATCCTGAACTGGCCGTAGAATTTGCCCTCTTTGTTACCAATGATCACAACCAACTTGCCTTTGCTAAGGAAGCAAATGTCCTGCCTTCTACACAAGCAGCCTTAGCGGATCCCTACTTTCGTACCATTGGCGCAAATGCCACTCCTGTAGACATTGCCCGCTCCGTCAGTGCTGCTCAAATGGGCCAAGCAGAGGTTCTCATTCCCCCGCTGCGGGATATTAAGGAGCTACAACGACTCCTCTATGAGAATTTGCAGGCAGTTCTCTTAGGACAAAAGACAATTGATCAGGCACTCGCGGATGCAGAAAGCGCATGGAATAGCCGCTTAGGATAA
- a CDS encoding DNA polymerase III subunit alpha, translating into MSFVGLHIHSDYSLLDGASQLPDLVARAMELGMPAIALTDHGVMYGAIELLKLCRGKPLKPIIGNEMYVINGDITKQERKPRFHQVVLAKNKQGYHNLCKLTTISHLQGFQGKGIFARPCINKELLAQYREGLIVTSACLGGEIPQAILQGKPDLARSVAAWYQETFGEDFYLEIQDHGSQEDRVVNVELVRIGRELGIKIIATNDSHFISCHDVEAHDALLCIQTNKLLSDEKRMRYSGTEYLKSAAEMARLFRDHLPDQVIQEALANTLEVAAKIEAYNIFREPQSPEFPVPPGHTADTYLEQVAWQGLLERFHLSNRQQLEATYRQRLEYELKMLQQMGFSNYFLVVWDYIKYARDHNIPVGPGRGSAAGSLVAYALRITNIDPVHHGLLFERFLNPERKSMPDIDTDFCIDRREEVIQYVTQKYGSDRVAQIITFNRMTSKAVLKDVARVLDIPYSQADQMAKLIPVVRGKPVKLAVMISEETPAPEFKEKYDTDPLVRRWIDMAMRIEGTNKTYGVHAAGVVIASEPLDQLVPLQRNNDGAVITQYFMEDLESLGLLKMDFLGLKNLTMIQKTQELIEKNHGQRIDLDALPLDDAKTYQLLAEGKLEGIFQLESSGMRQIVRELRPSNLEDISSVLALYRPGPLDAGLIPKFINRKHGREPIQYQHERLKPILSETYGVLCYQEQIMRMAQDLAGYSLGQADLLRRAMGKKKKEEMEKHEALFIEGAAKNGVPSAVAQELFKQMLDFAEYCLSGETAVMTVEYGAVPIRRLVQERLTCHVYSLDAQGHLYTQPIAQWHFQGFRPVYEYQLEDGSTICATPDHRFMTTRGQMLPMEQIFREGLELWQVAIAPSQALLQGLKPAVQMSC; encoded by the coding sequence ATGTCCTTTGTCGGTCTGCATATTCACAGTGATTACAGTCTGCTTGATGGTGCTAGTCAGCTTCCCGACCTAGTGGCACGGGCAATGGAATTGGGAATGCCGGCGATCGCCCTCACGGACCATGGGGTAATGTATGGTGCCATTGAACTGCTAAAGCTCTGTCGCGGCAAGCCCCTAAAGCCAATTATTGGCAATGAGATGTACGTCATCAATGGCGACATCACCAAACAGGAGCGCAAACCCCGCTTTCACCAAGTGGTGCTGGCCAAAAATAAGCAAGGCTACCACAACCTCTGCAAACTCACCACCATCTCTCACCTTCAGGGCTTTCAGGGAAAGGGGATTTTTGCCCGCCCCTGTATCAACAAGGAACTCCTCGCCCAATACCGCGAAGGGCTGATCGTCACCAGTGCCTGTTTGGGAGGGGAAATTCCCCAAGCTATTTTGCAGGGCAAACCGGATTTAGCACGCAGTGTTGCTGCTTGGTATCAAGAGACCTTTGGTGAGGATTTTTACCTTGAGATCCAAGACCACGGCAGTCAAGAGGATCGGGTGGTCAACGTTGAACTGGTGCGCATTGGTCGTGAGTTGGGGATCAAAATTATTGCCACCAATGACTCCCACTTTATTTCCTGTCATGACGTTGAAGCCCACGACGCCCTGCTTTGTATCCAAACCAACAAGCTGCTCAGCGATGAGAAGCGGATGCGCTATAGCGGTACAGAGTACCTGAAATCCGCCGCTGAAATGGCTCGGCTGTTTCGGGATCATTTGCCCGATCAGGTCATTCAAGAGGCCTTGGCGAATACCCTCGAAGTAGCCGCCAAGATTGAAGCCTATAACATCTTTCGTGAACCCCAAAGTCCAGAGTTTCCGGTGCCGCCTGGCCATACAGCAGATACCTACCTAGAGCAAGTGGCATGGCAAGGACTGCTAGAGCGATTTCACCTCAGCAATCGCCAGCAGTTGGAGGCCACCTATCGGCAGCGTTTGGAATACGAACTCAAAATGCTCCAGCAGATGGGGTTCTCCAACTATTTCCTAGTCGTTTGGGACTACATCAAATATGCCCGCGACCACAACATCCCCGTAGGTCCGGGGCGGGGATCGGCAGCGGGTTCCCTGGTGGCCTATGCCCTGCGCATTACCAACATTGATCCGGTTCACCATGGCTTGCTCTTTGAGCGCTTTTTGAATCCTGAGCGCAAGTCCATGCCCGACATTGACACGGACTTTTGTATTGACCGCCGCGAGGAAGTCATCCAGTACGTGACCCAAAAATACGGCAGCGATCGCGTCGCCCAGATCATCACCTTCAACCGCATGACCTCCAAGGCGGTGCTCAAGGATGTGGCACGGGTGCTGGATATTCCCTATAGCCAAGCCGATCAAATGGCGAAACTGATTCCCGTGGTGCGGGGCAAACCCGTCAAATTGGCAGTCATGATCTCCGAGGAAACCCCTGCGCCGGAGTTCAAGGAAAAGTACGACACTGATCCGCTCGTGCGCCGCTGGATTGATATGGCCATGCGCATTGAGGGCACCAACAAAACCTATGGTGTCCATGCGGCTGGCGTCGTCATTGCCTCAGAACCCTTGGATCAACTGGTGCCGCTGCAGCGCAACAACGATGGCGCCGTGATTACCCAGTACTTCATGGAGGATTTAGAATCCCTCGGCCTTCTGAAGATGGACTTTCTGGGTCTGAAAAATCTGACCATGATCCAAAAAACCCAAGAACTGATCGAAAAAAACCATGGTCAGCGGATTGACCTTGATGCTTTACCCCTCGATGATGCCAAAACCTATCAACTGTTAGCGGAAGGTAAACTGGAGGGAATTTTTCAACTGGAATCCTCGGGGATGCGCCAAATTGTCCGTGAACTGAGGCCCTCGAATCTGGAGGACATTTCCTCGGTGCTGGCACTCTATCGACCGGGGCCTTTGGATGCTGGGCTGATCCCGAAATTCATTAACCGCAAGCACGGCCGCGAGCCCATTCAGTATCAACATGAGCGTTTGAAGCCGATATTAAGCGAAACCTACGGCGTCCTGTGTTATCAGGAGCAGATCATGCGGATGGCACAGGACTTGGCGGGCTATTCCCTGGGTCAAGCGGATCTCCTCCGCCGGGCGATGGGCAAAAAGAAAAAAGAGGAAATGGAAAAACATGAAGCCCTCTTCATCGAGGGAGCAGCTAAAAATGGGGTGCCCAGTGCCGTAGCCCAAGAACTTTTTAAGCAGATGCTGGATTTCGCTGAATACTGCCTGAGTGGTGAGACTGCGGTGATGACCGTGGAATATGGTGCGGTTCCCATTCGGCGCTTGGTGCAGGAGCGGTTGACCTGTCACGTGTATAGTCTTGATGCCCAAGGTCATCTTTACACGCAGCCCATTGCCCAGTGGCATTTTCAGGGCTTCCGTCCCGTGTATGAGTATCAATTGGAGGATGGCTCGACCATTTGTGCAACACCGGATCACCGCTTTATGACCACCAGGGGCCAGATGCTGCCCATGGAGCAAATTTTTCGGGAAGGACTAGAGCTATGGCAAGTCGCGATCGCCCCCAGTCAGGCGCTTCTTCAAGGTCTCAAACCAGCGGTGCAGATGAGCTGCTAG
- a CDS encoding iron-containing alcohol dehydrogenase family protein — protein sequence MTAAFSSLCIAPTHVYRGWSILSPAGEAIAQLGHHPLLVVSPQRYQLLEQEWQAIAHCYDLSFTVGTFHGECSESILAQLRQEAQGSDLIIGIGGGKALDTAKLLGHQLHLPVVTIPTSAATCAAWTALSNVYTEAGAFAYDVALHRCPDLLLLDYALIQTAPKRTLLAGIGDALAKWYEASVSSGHRQETLIVAAVQQARVLRDILLQQSAEALANVGSPAWENVVDASVLMAGMIGGLGGAQCRTVAAHAIHNGLTQLPQSKGTLHGEKVAYGILVQLRLEEIVQGSQLATSARHQLCQFYEQVGLPLSLEDLGFREASLAQLQHAATVACAPHSDIHYLPFPVTPDLVLEAMVSTVVGYSAKVLDGSAR from the coding sequence GTGACTGCTGCTTTTTCATCCCTTTGCATCGCGCCTACCCACGTCTATCGCGGTTGGTCAATTCTCTCCCCAGCCGGGGAAGCTATTGCACAATTGGGGCATCATCCCCTTTTAGTGGTTTCACCGCAGCGGTATCAGCTGCTTGAGCAGGAGTGGCAGGCGATCGCCCACTGCTATGATCTTAGCTTCACCGTAGGAACATTCCACGGGGAGTGCAGTGAGTCTATCCTTGCCCAACTCCGCCAAGAGGCTCAAGGCAGTGATCTGATCATCGGCATTGGCGGTGGCAAAGCGTTGGATACCGCTAAGCTCTTGGGGCACCAACTTCACTTGCCCGTGGTGACCATCCCCACGTCGGCAGCCACCTGCGCTGCTTGGACAGCCCTTTCCAATGTTTATACAGAGGCCGGTGCTTTTGCCTATGATGTGGCACTCCACCGTTGCCCAGATCTGCTGCTGTTGGACTACGCCCTGATTCAAACAGCTCCGAAGCGAACCCTGCTTGCCGGCATTGGTGATGCCCTGGCCAAGTGGTATGAGGCTTCGGTGAGTAGTGGCCACCGCCAAGAAACCCTGATTGTCGCTGCTGTACAGCAAGCGCGGGTATTGCGCGATATTCTCCTACAGCAGTCTGCCGAAGCCCTGGCGAATGTGGGCAGTCCCGCTTGGGAAAATGTGGTTGATGCCAGTGTCCTGATGGCAGGAATGATCGGTGGATTGGGGGGTGCCCAATGCCGCACAGTAGCAGCCCATGCCATCCACAACGGTTTGACCCAACTGCCCCAAAGTAAGGGCACCCTCCACGGTGAAAAAGTGGCCTACGGTATTCTTGTCCAACTACGCTTGGAAGAGATTGTCCAAGGCAGTCAACTGGCCACCAGTGCTCGCCATCAACTTTGCCAGTTTTATGAACAGGTGGGTCTGCCCCTGAGTTTAGAGGATTTGGGCTTCCGAGAGGCCAGCTTGGCGCAACTCCAGCACGCAGCTACGGTTGCCTGTGCACCCCATTCCGATATTCACTATCTGCCGTTTCCCGTGACCCCTGACCTAGTCCTAGAAGCAATGGTGTCCACCGTGGTCGGCTACAGCGCCAAAGTCTTGGATGGGAGTGCCCGCTAG
- a CDS encoding potassium transporter Kup — protein sequence MTKTNADHQPSRLLILGALGVVYGDLGTSPLYAFEETFNPLHLLAVTPANIYGILSLILWALVLIPTLKYATFALRADNGGEGGIFPLMALVLSRIRLSSQWRRWVIIFGLVGAAMFYGDSTITPAISVLSAVEGLEVLSPQLGAWTVPLTVVILVGLFWFQHRGTTQVGQVFGPIMFLWFMTLGILGAIHIFEQPRILNALNPWWGVQLLYSHPPQVFFLLGVVILALTGAEAMYADMGHFGIQPIRLAWYRLVFPALALNYLGQGAFILKHPTATHNLFFQLVPEWSVLPLVILSTLATVIASQAVISGAFSMTAAAIKLGYLPRLRIDATDDHHRGQIYIPVINWLLLVTVVLLVMTFRKSSELAGAYGLAVNLTMVVTTLCLILVARHLWRWSILQIGLVWVSILVIEIAFLIGNALKIPHGGWYPLAFGGVVYMLLGTWRQGQVLLRQQLLQANARFSLKELLSQGVARVPGIAVFFSPLPHTIPPSFIQNLQHNHVLHQQTIFIHLATANSPHVPLSEQLAYRVTDVGIYEIILTSGFRDRPDLLLALETCQHALNLPLKGQPMSFFLGRRTIIPTHSPGMTYWQKVVFAWLYRNAEDAMTYFRLPSEQVVELGMQVEI from the coding sequence ATGACTAAAACGAATGCTGACCATCAACCCTCAAGGTTGCTTATTCTGGGTGCCCTCGGCGTCGTCTATGGTGATCTCGGGACAAGTCCCCTCTATGCCTTTGAGGAAACCTTTAACCCTCTCCACCTCCTAGCAGTTACCCCTGCCAATATCTACGGCATTCTCTCTTTGATCCTCTGGGCGCTTGTCCTTATTCCAACCCTGAAATACGCAACCTTTGCCCTGCGTGCTGACAACGGTGGTGAAGGGGGCATTTTTCCCCTGATGGCCCTTGTCCTCTCGCGAATTCGCCTCAGTTCCCAATGGCGGCGCTGGGTGATCATTTTCGGCCTGGTGGGGGCGGCCATGTTTTATGGAGATAGCACGATTACCCCTGCAATTAGTGTCCTCTCTGCCGTTGAGGGGTTAGAGGTACTCAGTCCTCAGCTTGGGGCTTGGACAGTTCCACTGACGGTGGTTATTTTAGTGGGGTTGTTTTGGTTTCAACATCGGGGTACCACCCAAGTGGGGCAGGTCTTTGGCCCTATCATGTTCCTCTGGTTTATGACCCTAGGCATCCTTGGGGCCATCCACATCTTCGAGCAGCCCCGAATTCTGAATGCCCTCAATCCTTGGTGGGGAGTACAACTGCTTTACAGCCATCCTCCCCAAGTGTTTTTCCTCTTGGGAGTAGTGATTTTGGCACTGACGGGTGCCGAGGCCATGTATGCCGATATGGGACACTTTGGCATCCAGCCAATTCGCTTGGCGTGGTATCGTCTGGTCTTTCCCGCCCTTGCCTTGAATTATCTGGGGCAGGGTGCGTTCATTCTCAAGCATCCAACAGCCACCCATAATCTCTTTTTTCAACTTGTACCTGAGTGGAGCGTATTGCCCCTAGTCATCCTCAGTACATTGGCCACCGTCATTGCGTCTCAAGCAGTGATCTCAGGCGCTTTTTCAATGACGGCGGCGGCCATAAAGTTAGGCTATCTGCCTCGCCTGCGCATTGATGCTACGGATGATCATCACCGTGGTCAGATTTATATTCCTGTGATCAACTGGTTGTTACTGGTGACGGTTGTGCTGTTGGTCATGACCTTTAGAAAGTCATCGGAACTTGCAGGTGCCTATGGTTTGGCGGTTAACCTAACCATGGTGGTTACAACCCTCTGCTTGATTCTGGTGGCGCGGCACCTATGGCGGTGGTCTATTCTGCAAATTGGCCTTGTTTGGGTCAGTATTTTAGTTATTGAAATTGCTTTCCTAATCGGCAACGCTCTCAAGATTCCCCACGGTGGGTGGTATCCCCTCGCTTTCGGTGGGGTTGTCTATATGCTCTTAGGGACGTGGCGACAAGGGCAGGTTCTGCTGCGTCAGCAACTCCTGCAAGCGAATGCGCGTTTCTCCCTCAAGGAGCTGCTCAGTCAAGGGGTTGCCCGTGTGCCGGGGATTGCTGTTTTCTTCTCACCCCTTCCCCACACGATTCCACCCAGCTTTATTCAAAACCTTCAGCACAACCATGTGTTGCATCAGCAGACGATTTTTATCCATTTAGCAACTGCGAATTCACCCCATGTGCCCCTATCGGAACAATTGGCCTATAGGGTCACAGATGTCGGTATTTATGAAATCATCCTTACCTCGGGGTTTCGCGATCGCCCGGATCTGCTACTTGCCCTTGAAACTTGCCAACATGCCCTCAATCTCCCCCTCAAGGGCCAACCCATGAGTTTTTTCTTAGGCCGTCGGACAATCATCCCAACCCACTCCCCCGGCATGACCTATTGGCAAAAGGTTGTATTTGCTTGGCTATACCGCAACGCCGAGGATGCCATGACCTACTTCCGCCTGCCATCTGAACAGGTGGTGGAGCTTGGTATGCAGGTAGAGATTTGA